The Fimbriimonas ginsengisoli Gsoil 348 genome window below encodes:
- a CDS encoding efflux RND transporter periplasmic adaptor subunit: MQSKQTKPFLKGLVACAFASALGGCGSRELPAEKKEESPAPKLVKLGDRTAVSLDPQSVQLAGITVVTASTDALSGSMQPTGEVAATDTGAVQITSRLPGKITDATIGVGDRVHKGEVIAHVDSVDLATAEAAYQTAVSHANLARNQLAQQKKLAGYGSISEQPVEDARKASVAADAAVASDEAQIKVDKLALTSTKQLVAMGEITRKPLEDAQNAYSQAQSAASQADTTLHSTKSNYDRAVTLYNGGVYSRQQLEDAETAYNSARAGDTQAKTAERLAREELTRQESIFNKNLNGASSLQAAQSKVQQDEHTYQNDLVAQQLAHTQYRRALTVRKSGIPISQALQAAQDTFDEARIAVQGAANTLKLYGVRPGGSSAGGRMVIPIVSPIDGFVAARSMVVGQNVDSTTVLARLVNLDRIYIDAQVYESDIQGVAIGDSVKIHVPAYPMRSFTGRVQFVAHEVSPDTRTILVRTILNNPGWLLRPGMFATVSIGSSHQIRSLSVPSDAVMQDGDKQVVYLRVATGEFMKRTVRVGAPVGGKTPIVSGLSPGDQVVVGGNVLLLKAQEQLESGKSGA, translated from the coding sequence ATGCAGTCGAAACAAACAAAACCATTTCTAAAGGGCCTCGTCGCCTGCGCATTTGCTTCGGCCCTCGGCGGATGCGGCTCGCGAGAGCTGCCGGCAGAGAAGAAGGAGGAGTCTCCGGCGCCCAAGCTTGTGAAGTTGGGCGACCGGACGGCGGTTTCCCTGGATCCGCAATCCGTTCAGCTTGCCGGCATCACCGTGGTGACCGCTTCCACCGACGCGCTTAGCGGGTCGATGCAGCCCACGGGCGAAGTCGCCGCTACCGATACCGGCGCCGTTCAGATCACCTCCAGACTTCCGGGAAAGATCACGGACGCCACGATCGGAGTCGGAGATCGCGTCCACAAAGGGGAAGTTATCGCGCACGTCGACAGCGTCGATCTGGCAACCGCGGAGGCGGCGTATCAAACGGCGGTCTCTCACGCTAACCTGGCGCGCAACCAGCTTGCTCAACAGAAGAAGCTCGCCGGCTATGGCTCGATCAGCGAACAGCCTGTGGAAGACGCCCGGAAAGCTTCCGTGGCCGCCGATGCCGCGGTCGCCAGCGACGAAGCCCAGATCAAAGTTGACAAGCTCGCTCTCACCAGCACCAAGCAGCTCGTGGCAATGGGCGAGATCACTCGGAAACCGTTAGAAGACGCCCAAAACGCCTACTCCCAGGCACAATCCGCGGCAAGTCAGGCGGACACCACCCTGCACTCCACCAAGTCGAATTACGACCGCGCGGTGACCCTGTACAACGGAGGGGTCTACTCCCGGCAACAACTGGAAGACGCGGAGACCGCCTATAACTCGGCGCGCGCGGGCGACACGCAAGCCAAAACCGCGGAGCGGCTAGCCCGCGAGGAATTGACCCGCCAAGAGTCGATTTTCAACAAGAACTTAAACGGGGCCTCCTCCTTACAGGCGGCGCAAAGCAAGGTTCAGCAAGACGAGCACACCTACCAGAACGACCTCGTCGCTCAGCAGCTCGCCCATACCCAGTACCGGCGGGCGCTGACCGTTCGTAAGTCGGGAATACCCATTTCGCAAGCGCTGCAAGCGGCGCAAGACACTTTCGACGAGGCGCGGATCGCGGTTCAAGGAGCGGCGAACACGCTCAAGCTATACGGCGTGCGGCCCGGGGGATCCTCTGCCGGTGGGCGCATGGTGATTCCAATCGTCTCGCCCATCGACGGATTCGTGGCGGCGCGGAGCATGGTGGTGGGTCAGAACGTGGACTCAACCACGGTGCTTGCCCGGCTCGTGAACCTTGACCGGATATACATCGACGCCCAAGTGTACGAAAGCGACATCCAGGGAGTCGCCATCGGCGATTCGGTGAAGATCCACGTTCCGGCCTACCCGATGAGGTCGTTCACCGGAAGGGTGCAGTTCGTGGCCCACGAGGTGAGTCCGGATACCCGTACGATTTTGGTCCGGACCATCCTAAACAATCCGGGCTGGCTTCTCCGCCCGGGCATGTTTGCGACGGTATCGATCGGGAGCAGCCACCAAATCCGTTCTCTGTCGGTCCCTTCCGACGCGGTGATGCAGGATGGAGACAAACAAGTCGTCTACCTCCGCGTGGCAACCGGCGAGTTTATGAAGCGCACGGTTCGGGTAGGGGCGCCGGTGGGAGGAAAGACGCCGATCGTGAGCGGGCTCTCGCCCGGTGACCAGGTGGTGGTCGGCGGCAACGTTCTTCTATTGAAGGCTCAAGAGCAACTCGAAAGCGGGAAGAGCGGCGCCTAA
- a CDS encoding efflux RND transporter permease subunit: MIERFLEGVVKQRFLSLACGVLLVVVGILAMRSLNIDAFPDITPVRVEVDTSAPGLASEEVEKLVTHPLEVGLQGIPKATKIKSESKFGVSVVTVYFEDDADIYWARDQVFQSLGDVSMPAGITPSMGPNDTGTGQIYIYAVKSPSRSNMELRTLQDWTVTPALKAVPGVADCLSFGGEVKQYQVMVDPDRLKAHGLSLDDVIGAIGKNNQNTGGNYVQHGGQQYIVRGIGMLESADDIGNIVVAAKNGTPTFVKNLGTVQIGPEERQGSVSEDAKGEVVSGIVVLRLGSNTSDVIQRVKERLASLKKDLPADVTVVPLYDQSILIKHSIDTVRDALIAGEILVILILFLMLSNLRAATIAALAVPICMLAAFILMWRAGISANLLSLGGLAISIGMMIDASIVVTENIYRNVSETWKEGETLDSVVLRGVVQTGRPVLFAILIVIAAFIPLLALRGIEGRLFVPLALSIIFSMVGSVIMAFVVTPALCLVLLKGGHPEPANKLVQWMRSHYERSLDKSIRKPRRITVIWLLLTVFSVFLFSITGSEFLPSLDENNFRVRATLPTSISLDEATKLAGKMQAVILKNPNVEHAICYVGRASLGGDPEQVSNCEISIPLKPPADWVGAHSKSELEQQLRSALNQFAGVQLEFSQELEMRNDELISGFNTPIAIFVKGDDTNVLLAKANEIANQLRKVNGATDVAVEDVAGIDDLDIVPNRAAIARYGINVADVMNVVQSAVAGTAASTFYEGEKHFDIQVRMMPQYRNNAQAIGNLLVPASSGLKIPLSELATIQVHQGLSEIGRMDAKRHVAVKADVQGRSVGAIVADAKALIAKNVVMPPGYSVEFGGAVEELQHALETLYWAVPGSLLLIFVLVYACFGSMRDSLVVLTAIPLAIIGGTVLLIALGLPISVPAIIGYIANFGTEVQNSTIMVSSINRWRRAGYSAAESASFGATERLRPEILSALIGVLALIPFLMTSGIGATVERPLAAVVIGGIAFSRPLTWFLVPTFYVWLHRDRKGTGSNRSRHLDPVDLHVVE, from the coding sequence ATGATCGAGCGCTTCCTCGAGGGGGTCGTCAAGCAGCGGTTCTTGTCGCTGGCGTGCGGGGTGCTTCTGGTGGTCGTCGGCATCTTGGCGATGCGGAGTCTGAACATCGACGCGTTTCCCGACATCACGCCGGTTCGCGTCGAGGTCGACACCAGCGCGCCCGGGCTTGCCAGCGAAGAAGTCGAAAAGCTCGTCACCCATCCACTCGAGGTCGGCCTCCAGGGGATACCGAAGGCTACCAAGATCAAGTCGGAGTCCAAGTTCGGCGTCTCGGTGGTGACCGTCTACTTCGAGGACGACGCGGATATCTATTGGGCGCGCGACCAGGTTTTCCAATCGCTCGGCGATGTCAGTATGCCGGCCGGCATCACCCCGTCGATGGGTCCGAACGATACGGGAACGGGCCAGATCTACATCTATGCGGTCAAAAGCCCGAGCCGTTCGAACATGGAGCTTCGAACGCTTCAAGACTGGACCGTCACGCCCGCGCTGAAAGCGGTCCCCGGCGTCGCGGATTGTCTTTCCTTCGGCGGTGAGGTCAAGCAGTACCAGGTGATGGTCGACCCGGACCGGCTCAAAGCGCATGGCCTGAGTCTCGACGACGTTATCGGGGCGATCGGCAAGAACAATCAGAACACCGGCGGCAACTACGTTCAGCACGGAGGCCAGCAGTACATCGTTCGCGGCATCGGAATGCTGGAATCCGCGGACGATATCGGCAACATCGTCGTTGCCGCGAAAAATGGAACTCCGACTTTCGTCAAGAACCTTGGAACGGTCCAGATCGGACCGGAAGAGCGGCAAGGATCGGTCAGCGAAGATGCCAAGGGCGAAGTGGTGTCCGGCATCGTGGTGCTGCGACTCGGCTCGAATACGTCGGACGTCATCCAGCGCGTGAAGGAACGGCTGGCCTCCCTGAAGAAAGATCTGCCGGCCGACGTCACCGTGGTGCCGCTCTACGACCAGTCGATCCTGATCAAGCACAGCATCGATACGGTAAGGGACGCCTTGATCGCGGGAGAGATCCTCGTGATCTTGATCCTCTTTCTTATGCTGAGCAACCTGCGAGCGGCGACGATCGCCGCGCTTGCGGTGCCGATCTGCATGTTGGCCGCATTCATCTTGATGTGGCGGGCGGGGATTTCCGCGAACCTGCTCTCGCTCGGCGGACTCGCCATCAGCATCGGAATGATGATCGACGCGAGCATCGTCGTCACCGAAAATATCTATCGCAACGTCAGCGAGACCTGGAAAGAGGGCGAAACTCTCGACTCGGTCGTACTGCGAGGAGTCGTGCAGACGGGCCGCCCGGTCCTGTTCGCAATCCTGATCGTCATCGCTGCGTTTATCCCGCTGCTCGCGCTCAGAGGGATCGAAGGACGGCTGTTCGTCCCGCTTGCCTTGTCGATCATTTTCTCGATGGTCGGCTCCGTGATCATGGCGTTCGTCGTAACGCCGGCACTCTGCCTGGTCCTGCTCAAGGGCGGCCACCCCGAGCCGGCGAACAAGCTCGTGCAGTGGATGCGGTCGCACTACGAGCGTTCGTTAGACAAGTCGATCCGAAAGCCCCGCCGAATTACGGTCATCTGGCTGCTCTTAACCGTCTTCAGCGTTTTTCTCTTTTCCATCACCGGATCGGAATTCCTTCCCAGCCTCGACGAAAACAATTTTCGGGTTCGCGCCACCCTTCCGACCAGCATTTCCTTGGATGAAGCGACGAAGCTGGCCGGGAAAATGCAGGCCGTCATCCTAAAGAATCCCAACGTCGAGCACGCTATCTGCTACGTGGGCCGTGCATCGCTGGGCGGGGACCCCGAGCAAGTTAGCAACTGCGAGATCTCCATCCCGCTAAAGCCGCCGGCGGACTGGGTTGGCGCTCACAGCAAATCCGAGTTGGAGCAACAGCTTCGGTCTGCCCTCAATCAGTTTGCCGGCGTCCAGCTTGAATTCTCCCAAGAGCTGGAAATGCGCAACGACGAGCTCATTTCCGGCTTCAACACTCCGATTGCGATATTCGTGAAGGGCGACGACACGAACGTCTTGCTCGCCAAGGCGAACGAAATCGCGAACCAACTCCGAAAGGTGAATGGAGCGACGGATGTGGCGGTCGAAGACGTGGCGGGCATCGACGATCTGGACATCGTTCCGAATCGCGCCGCGATCGCCCGGTATGGAATCAATGTCGCGGATGTGATGAACGTCGTGCAATCCGCCGTCGCGGGCACGGCCGCGAGCACCTTTTACGAAGGCGAAAAGCACTTCGACATTCAGGTGCGCATGATGCCTCAGTACCGGAACAACGCCCAAGCGATCGGCAACCTCTTGGTTCCCGCATCGTCCGGGCTGAAAATTCCTCTAAGCGAGTTGGCGACGATTCAGGTTCACCAAGGTCTCTCCGAGATCGGGCGCATGGATGCAAAGCGGCACGTCGCCGTCAAGGCCGACGTGCAAGGGCGTTCGGTCGGCGCGATCGTCGCCGATGCGAAGGCGTTGATCGCGAAGAACGTCGTCATGCCGCCCGGTTACAGCGTCGAGTTCGGCGGAGCGGTCGAGGAGTTGCAGCATGCGCTCGAGACTCTGTACTGGGCGGTGCCCGGCTCGTTGCTCCTCATCTTCGTCCTCGTTTACGCCTGTTTTGGGTCGATGCGCGACTCGTTGGTGGTGTTGACCGCGATTCCGCTGGCGATCATCGGCGGGACCGTTCTGCTGATCGCATTAGGCTTGCCGATCTCGGTGCCGGCGATCATCGGATACATCGCGAATTTCGGCACCGAGGTTCAAAACAGCACGATCATGGTTTCATCGATCAATCGCTGGCGCCGGGCCGGATACTCCGCCGCGGAATCGGCATCGTTCGGGGCGACGGAGAGATTGCGTCCGGAAATCTTGAGCGCCCTCATCGGCGTGCTCGCCTTGATTCCTTTCTTGATGACCTCCGGCATCGGCGCAACGGTGGAGCGCCCCTTGGCCGCCGTCGTTATCGGCGGCATCGCCTTCTCCCGTCCGCTGACCTGGTTCTTGGTACCGACCTTCTACGTCTGGCTGCATCGAGACCGGAAGGGAACGGGGAGCAATCGCTCCCGCCACCTCGACCCGGTCGACCTGCATGTCGTCGAGTAA
- a CDS encoding TolC family protein — MRRPASILPAILTTIALSAHAFAADPPLSPEEAVKIGLAQNPQVAAGKAGVASAYANYRSIGAMSPITLSGSHVQGTSTAPTLNGTNNDTFIDIGDTFDLSGQKRYQAAGANAQFRATRYTFQETLLTLEQQIRDAYWSLAAAQAQTRIADVGLAEAQRVHELTVTQEKAGSSPRGDVVRSSIDVANAKQAVFTARGAEKTALIALNTLLARDPSTPEVLSVDLGDFAAVPPSPVPPLEELQAQALANRPLLKSAAEQTRASDYAVRQAERARFPDLTIDYQRSTRESFDTLIFGASLPLFDFGSIRHSIRAAKETRKQNEALQQQTRQQIQQQVAQAYSDLDIAVQAAAEYRKEILEPSLTLLEMAQLGYKQGATGILPVIDAESTIRNARVGYINSLLAVFKAQDEILAATGELPKTANK; from the coding sequence ATGAGACGTCCGGCATCGATTTTGCCGGCGATACTGACGACGATTGCGCTCAGCGCACATGCCTTTGCTGCCGACCCTCCCCTAAGCCCGGAGGAAGCGGTCAAGATCGGGCTGGCTCAGAATCCGCAGGTCGCCGCCGGGAAAGCGGGCGTAGCGTCGGCCTATGCGAACTACCGATCTATCGGCGCGATGTCGCCGATAACCTTGAGCGGCTCCCACGTTCAAGGCACGAGCACGGCCCCCACCCTCAACGGAACCAACAACGACACGTTCATCGATATCGGAGACACCTTCGATCTGAGCGGTCAAAAGCGTTACCAGGCGGCCGGCGCCAATGCGCAGTTCCGAGCGACCCGATACACGTTTCAAGAAACGCTGCTGACGTTGGAGCAGCAAATCCGGGACGCGTATTGGTCTCTGGCCGCGGCGCAGGCGCAAACCCGAATCGCCGACGTGGGCCTGGCGGAAGCTCAACGCGTACACGAGCTAACGGTGACCCAAGAAAAAGCCGGTTCGTCGCCTCGGGGCGACGTCGTGCGCTCCTCGATCGACGTCGCCAATGCCAAACAGGCCGTCTTTACCGCTCGGGGCGCGGAAAAAACGGCGCTCATCGCTCTGAACACCTTACTTGCCCGGGACCCCTCCACCCCCGAGGTGCTGAGCGTGGATCTCGGAGACTTTGCGGCCGTACCGCCTTCGCCGGTCCCTCCTCTAGAGGAACTTCAAGCTCAGGCTCTGGCCAACCGACCACTGTTGAAATCGGCGGCCGAGCAGACTCGGGCATCCGATTACGCCGTTCGGCAAGCCGAAAGAGCCCGCTTCCCCGACCTCACGATCGACTATCAACGCTCCACGAGGGAGTCGTTCGACACCCTCATCTTCGGCGCGAGCTTGCCGCTCTTCGACTTCGGAAGTATTCGCCATTCCATCCGGGCCGCGAAGGAAACGCGGAAACAAAACGAAGCGCTTCAACAACAGACGCGCCAGCAAATACAGCAGCAGGTGGCGCAGGCGTACTCCGACCTCGACATCGCCGTTCAGGCAGCCGCGGAGTACCGGAAGGAGATTCTCGAACCTTCCCTGACGCTGCTGGAAATGGCGCAGCTCGGATACAAACAGGGCGCGACCGGCATTCTGCCGGTGATCGACGCCGAGTCCACGATTCGAAATGCCCGGGTGGGCTACATCAACAGTTTGCTCGCGGTTTTCAAAGCTCAGGACGAGATCCTGGCCGCCACCGGCGAGCTTCCAAAAACCGCAAACAAGTAA
- the lpdA gene encoding dihydrolipoyl dehydrogenase has protein sequence MQEQGESPVQPHSGPAAVAAPIETLIQQISSIPAPEEKEQQMADGNFDADLVVIGAGPGGYVAAIRAAQLGAKVVVVEKEFLGGTCLNWGCIPSKALIGSAERLNHAKHAKALGVNVAGDVSLDFDATMKRKDKIVLAQRGGVGMLFKKNGIRHVEGFASFVDAHTLEVEKDGKKEKLTAKNFILAMGSSVIHLPIPGLEGGRDQNVWTSDDAVTMPFVPKRVAILGGGAVGCEFSYVLNAFGSEVHLVEMMPSLIPMMDSDLGAELGKLMNRQGVKVKTGATIDKCERSGEGWKVHIKKGTEAEVVEVDVVLLGVGRKANTEGMNLEKIGVQLHRRGVQVVDDTLRTHVPNIWAIGDVTGRIQLAHVASHEGIVAVTNAVTGSNKAVDYKVVPNCVYTIPEVSSVGLTEGEAKEKGYDVVIGKANFRIFGKAMAIGEQDGFVKVVAERKYGEVLGVHMIGPHVTDMIHEAAVAIKLEATIDSIAETIHAHPTLAEAVLEAFEDAQGHAIHKM, from the coding sequence ATGCAAGAACAAGGCGAGTCTCCCGTCCAACCTCACTCTGGACCCGCGGCGGTTGCCGCGCCTATCGAGACCCTTATCCAGCAGATCTCGAGTATTCCTGCACCCGAGGAGAAAGAACAGCAAATGGCAGATGGCAACTTCGACGCGGACCTAGTAGTGATCGGCGCGGGCCCTGGCGGCTATGTCGCCGCGATTCGGGCGGCTCAGCTCGGCGCTAAGGTCGTCGTCGTAGAGAAGGAGTTCCTGGGCGGCACGTGCCTCAATTGGGGTTGCATCCCCAGCAAGGCGTTGATCGGCTCCGCCGAGCGGCTGAACCACGCCAAGCACGCCAAGGCGCTCGGCGTTAACGTCGCCGGCGACGTCAGCCTCGATTTCGACGCGACCATGAAGCGGAAGGACAAGATCGTCCTCGCTCAACGGGGCGGCGTCGGGATGCTCTTCAAGAAGAACGGCATCCGCCACGTAGAGGGATTCGCATCGTTCGTCGACGCCCACACGCTGGAAGTCGAGAAAGATGGAAAGAAGGAGAAGCTTACGGCCAAGAATTTCATTCTGGCGATGGGTTCCTCCGTCATCCACCTTCCGATTCCCGGACTGGAGGGAGGGCGGGACCAGAACGTCTGGACCTCCGACGACGCGGTCACGATGCCGTTCGTTCCGAAGCGGGTGGCGATCCTCGGCGGAGGCGCCGTCGGATGCGAGTTTAGCTACGTCCTCAACGCCTTCGGCAGCGAGGTTCATCTCGTCGAGATGATGCCAAGCCTGATCCCGATGATGGACAGCGACCTCGGCGCGGAGCTCGGCAAGCTGATGAACCGCCAAGGGGTTAAAGTCAAGACGGGGGCGACCATCGACAAGTGCGAGCGATCCGGCGAGGGCTGGAAGGTGCATATTAAGAAAGGGACCGAAGCCGAAGTCGTCGAGGTGGACGTGGTCCTTCTCGGAGTCGGGCGAAAGGCGAACACCGAGGGAATGAACCTCGAGAAGATCGGAGTCCAGCTTCATCGGCGAGGGGTTCAGGTCGTGGACGACACCCTCCGAACCCACGTACCGAACATCTGGGCCATCGGCGACGTTACCGGACGCATCCAGCTCGCCCACGTGGCCTCCCACGAGGGAATCGTCGCCGTCACCAACGCGGTTACAGGCAGCAACAAGGCGGTCGACTACAAGGTCGTCCCGAACTGCGTCTACACGATCCCGGAAGTCTCCAGCGTCGGCCTTACCGAGGGAGAGGCGAAAGAGAAGGGTTACGACGTCGTGATCGGCAAGGCGAACTTCCGGATCTTCGGCAAGGCGATGGCGATCGGCGAGCAGGACGGCTTCGTCAAGGTCGTCGCCGAGCGAAAGTATGGCGAGGTGCTTGGCGTCCACATGATCGGCCCGCACGTGACCGACATGATCCACGAAGCGGCGGTGGCGATCAAACTCGAGGCGACGATCGACTCGATAGCCGAAACGATCCACGCCCATCCGACCCTTGCGGAGGCGGTACTCGAAGCGTTTGAGGACGCTCAGGGGCACGCCATCCATAAGATGTAG
- a CDS encoding CHASE domain-containing protein: MEERPESLERKRARDWAVPYVVFGLGLLVTLLIWQGAHNVAEASDKLRFQNSVQRARNSIRNQIEHEVAFLRTTAAMFSTQGNIDRKRFHDYYQTIGEEGLLQGIPALGFSYRIPAGERDRVIARMRAEGQAGFKIFPPGGEEHAILYLEPEDERNRRAIGMNMHQYSAERREAMDKARDTGKEAMTSVVRLIQDTGLAPQPGFNVYFPVYRHGNPNTVELRRQQLSGFIYSPFRAKDLFDSVHKAEEDLDIGFAIYDDAKETPDHLLYSDLLSRATTPTQFDTQEMAGHQWGIRYAALPAFQEGSNQGIVNWIPIVGLCISSLLATLSMAQARTNREMAKAAETIHRREFQQRLLAHAGALLTESLDVDRTLAGVANLAVPSFADWCSVDMLEPDGSIRRVAVAHTDPAKLQWAAELQKKYPPDPNGLTGVPNVLRTGKAELYSHVPAAMLENAMRDEETREIVRRLQLSSFIVVPMKARDRTLGAISFVWAESGNHYDRDDLMLAEEIGVRAGLAVDNAQLFENLEELVRERTTELEASNKELEAFCYSVSHDLRAPLRSVDGFSKAVIDDYGHNLDREAIGYLERVRAAARRMDELITALLNLSRLTRAEIHRQVVDASEIAASAAADVLGQDPGKFQVRIQPGIELNGDPRMVHIIFDNLIANAMKFSSRAEHPLIEIGMKDGAVFVRDNGVGFNPEYGNKLFSPFERLHSPTEFPGSGIGLATVQRIVARHGGKVWAEGEEGKGATFWFTLGG; encoded by the coding sequence ATGGAAGAGCGACCAGAGAGCTTGGAGAGGAAACGCGCGCGCGACTGGGCCGTACCCTACGTGGTCTTCGGCTTGGGCTTACTCGTCACGCTCCTCATTTGGCAGGGGGCCCACAACGTCGCCGAGGCTAGCGACAAGCTGCGGTTTCAAAATTCCGTTCAGCGGGCTCGGAATTCCATACGGAATCAGATCGAACATGAGGTCGCCTTTCTACGAACGACGGCGGCGATGTTCAGCACCCAGGGGAATATCGACCGGAAACGTTTTCACGACTATTACCAGACGATCGGCGAAGAAGGGCTCTTACAGGGAATCCCCGCTTTAGGCTTCAGCTATCGCATACCGGCCGGAGAGCGAGACCGGGTGATCGCCCGTATGCGCGCAGAGGGGCAAGCCGGCTTTAAGATCTTTCCCCCCGGCGGTGAAGAGCACGCGATCCTCTACCTGGAACCGGAGGACGAGCGAAATCGGCGGGCGATCGGCATGAATATGCACCAGTATTCGGCCGAGCGGCGCGAGGCGATGGATAAAGCCAGGGACACCGGCAAAGAAGCCATGACCAGCGTGGTTCGCCTGATCCAGGACACCGGCCTAGCCCCTCAACCGGGATTCAACGTCTATTTCCCGGTTTACCGTCATGGGAATCCGAACACCGTAGAACTCCGCCGCCAGCAGTTGAGCGGTTTTATCTACAGCCCGTTTCGAGCCAAGGATCTCTTCGATTCCGTTCACAAAGCGGAGGAAGATCTCGATATCGGTTTCGCTATTTACGACGATGCGAAGGAGACCCCCGACCATCTCCTTTACTCAGACTTACTATCCAGGGCGACGACGCCGACGCAGTTCGATACCCAAGAGATGGCTGGACACCAGTGGGGCATCCGCTACGCGGCGCTTCCGGCATTCCAGGAAGGTTCCAATCAAGGGATCGTCAACTGGATTCCCATTGTTGGGTTATGCATCTCGTCCCTGCTGGCGACCCTCTCAATGGCCCAGGCCCGCACGAATCGGGAAATGGCGAAAGCGGCGGAAACGATCCACCGGAGGGAGTTCCAGCAGCGTCTGCTCGCCCATGCGGGGGCGTTGCTGACGGAGTCGCTCGACGTCGATCGCACGCTCGCTGGGGTGGCCAACCTCGCCGTTCCTTCCTTCGCCGACTGGTGCTCGGTCGATATGCTAGAGCCCGATGGAAGCATACGGCGGGTCGCGGTTGCCCACACCGACCCGGCAAAGCTGCAATGGGCGGCCGAGCTCCAAAAGAAATATCCACCCGACCCAAACGGGCTCACCGGTGTGCCGAACGTCTTGCGAACCGGGAAGGCTGAGCTCTACTCGCACGTCCCCGCCGCAATGCTGGAAAATGCGATGCGCGACGAGGAGACCCGGGAGATCGTCCGGCGGCTCCAACTATCTTCCTTTATTGTCGTCCCGATGAAGGCACGCGACCGGACGCTTGGCGCCATCTCCTTCGTCTGGGCGGAATCGGGGAATCACTACGATCGGGACGACCTCATGCTCGCCGAAGAGATCGGCGTTCGCGCCGGCCTCGCGGTCGACAACGCCCAGCTCTTCGAAAACCTCGAGGAGCTCGTCCGCGAGCGGACGACCGAGTTGGAGGCTTCGAACAAGGAGCTTGAGGCGTTCTGCTATTCCGTCTCACACGACCTCCGCGCTCCTCTGCGAAGCGTCGATGGCTTCAGCAAAGCGGTCATCGACGACTACGGCCATAACTTAGACCGAGAGGCGATTGGATATCTGGAGCGGGTTCGCGCCGCCGCTCGCCGCATGGACGAGCTAATCACCGCCCTCCTGAACCTCTCGCGTCTCACGCGGGCCGAGATCCACCGGCAGGTGGTCGACGCATCCGAAATCGCCGCAAGCGCCGCGGCGGACGTCTTGGGCCAAGACCCCGGCAAGTTCCAAGTCAGAATTCAGCCCGGCATAGAGCTCAACGGCGATCCGCGCATGGTGCATATCATCTTCGACAACCTCATCGCGAATGCGATGAAGTTCAGCTCCCGCGCCGAGCACCCACTAATCGAGATCGGAATGAAAGATGGGGCGGTATTCGTCCGCGATAACGGAGTCGGCTTCAACCCGGAATACGGCAACAAACTCTTCAGCCCGTTCGAGCGCCTCCACTCCCCCACCGAATTCCCCGGCTCCGGCATCGGCCTCGCCACCGTCCAGAGAATCGTCGCCCGCCACGGCGGCAAAGTCTGGGCCGAGGGAGAGGAAGGAAAAGGGGCGACGTTCTGGTTTACGTTGGGGGGATAG
- a CDS encoding MarR family winged helix-turn-helix transcriptional regulator has protein sequence MERRGEAVSSDPVAAYVRLVRTAEALHAEVSRGLADEGLTASQFSTLKVLRLNGPLAQKDIATYLLKTGGNVTLVVDNLEKAGLVGRERVQGDRRITMVRITPAGEELFDRVYPPHLQRIAVAMSGLGNEDLSSLLALLNELYTTVADPICLPVRDAQVRRAG, from the coding sequence GTGGAACGAAGAGGAGAAGCCGTGAGCTCCGACCCGGTTGCCGCGTACGTCAGGCTAGTCCGCACGGCGGAGGCGCTTCACGCCGAGGTGAGCCGGGGACTCGCCGACGAAGGGCTTACCGCCAGCCAATTCTCCACCCTCAAAGTGTTACGGCTGAACGGACCGCTCGCCCAGAAAGACATTGCCACGTACCTTCTGAAGACCGGCGGCAACGTGACGCTCGTGGTGGATAACCTAGAAAAGGCCGGTCTCGTGGGGCGCGAACGGGTCCAGGGGGACCGGCGGATCACGATGGTACGGATCACTCCCGCCGGAGAGGAATTGTTCGACCGGGTCTATCCGCCACATCTCCAGCGAATCGCCGTCGCAATGAGCGGATTGGGAAACGAGGATCTTTCTTCGTTGCTCGCGTTGCTTAACGAGTTGTACACGACGGTCGCGGATCCGATCTGCCTACCGGTTCGGGACGCCCAAGTCCGGAGGGCAGGATGA